One Nitrospirota bacterium genomic window carries:
- a CDS encoding class I SAM-dependent methyltransferase produces the protein MKLNRWEFLMMNNPLREASQRLEWRFIKGKAEIGPVERVLEVGCGRGVGAQIALRDFDPREYAGIDLDERMVSLARQRVKDSRARFEVASATALPFASKQFDVALDFGIIHHIPDYPKALAEIYRVLKPGGRFLLEDLTIDFFNFAPTKILKYVLDHPYDEMFTAEQFRGACRKAGFREERWRSPRGLFILAHLAKPSNK, from the coding sequence ATGAAACTGAATCGCTGGGAATTCCTGATGATGAACAATCCGCTGCGGGAAGCCTCACAGCGGCTCGAGTGGCGTTTCATCAAGGGCAAGGCGGAGATCGGCCCGGTGGAGCGGGTCTTGGAGGTTGGATGCGGGCGTGGCGTGGGCGCGCAGATTGCGCTGCGCGATTTCGATCCGAGGGAATACGCGGGAATCGATCTGGACGAGAGAATGGTTTCGTTGGCGCGGCAACGCGTGAAGGATTCGAGAGCTCGATTCGAAGTGGCCTCGGCGACGGCCCTCCCGTTTGCTTCAAAGCAATTCGATGTAGCCCTCGATTTCGGGATCATCCATCACATCCCCGACTATCCGAAAGCTCTGGCGGAAATCTACCGTGTACTGAAACCAGGCGGGCGATTCCTCCTGGAGGACTTGACCATCGATTTCTTCAATTTCGCTCCCACGAAAATTCTGAAATACGTCCTCGATCATCCGTACGACGAAATGTTCACAGCGGAACAATTCCGTGGGGCCTGCCGGAAGGCCGGCTTTCGAGAAGAGCGATGGCGCAGTCCCCGCGGGCTTTTCATTCTTGCCCACCTGGCCAAACCCTCCAACAAGTAA
- a CDS encoding SGNH/GDSL hydrolase family protein, producing MAFRAKLPALAGGSLLVTLGIVEIAFRILGSAVSHRPRIVVGQDGKTADWCCVGELTIEDGLYKFPPRTSFKHCYDSNPNGEFDAENCVPYRINSAGYRDVEYDANKPLDVFRIVLLGDSFTVGEGVPFERIFARRLASALEGKAIRGKNIQVLNMAVSGEDTDGMIALYHRAASRLDPDLVVLQWNTNDFPSSKLAQDHQRLIGIQYRDSFRPPAILAWSMAASFAWRQVRLRSVSSNVVSLTEDELARGGTNFTKVLLLSNLVRSRQQEFAVLVFPELVRLEDYPYANLVGRLNTFLAAEKIPAINLLPDLARHRDRDLWVHETDHHPNGLAHEIASQALLRYLSTRIDP from the coding sequence TTGGCTTTCCGCGCAAAGCTTCCCGCACTCGCAGGAGGCTCCCTGCTCGTCACCCTCGGGATCGTGGAAATCGCGTTCCGGATTCTTGGAAGCGCGGTTTCCCACCGGCCGCGGATCGTTGTCGGACAGGACGGCAAGACCGCTGACTGGTGCTGCGTGGGGGAATTGACCATCGAGGATGGGCTGTACAAGTTCCCTCCACGTACAAGTTTCAAACACTGCTACGACAGCAACCCTAATGGCGAATTCGACGCTGAGAACTGCGTGCCCTACCGGATCAATTCCGCCGGTTACCGGGACGTGGAATACGACGCCAACAAGCCGCTGGATGTTTTCAGGATCGTTCTCCTCGGCGATTCGTTCACCGTCGGAGAAGGCGTGCCCTTCGAGCGCATTTTCGCGAGGAGACTCGCCTCGGCACTGGAAGGCAAGGCCATTCGGGGTAAGAACATCCAGGTGCTGAACATGGCCGTTTCCGGCGAAGATACGGACGGCATGATCGCGCTCTACCACCGGGCCGCATCCCGACTCGATCCGGATCTCGTCGTCCTTCAATGGAACACGAACGATTTCCCTTCCTCCAAGCTCGCCCAAGATCATCAGCGCCTCATCGGCATCCAGTACCGCGACAGCTTCAGGCCGCCGGCGATTCTGGCCTGGAGCATGGCGGCCTCCTTCGCTTGGCGCCAAGTCCGGCTGCGATCCGTGTCATCGAATGTCGTGAGCTTGACGGAAGACGAATTGGCCCGGGGAGGCACCAATTTCACGAAGGTCCTGCTCCTGAGCAACCTCGTCCGGTCCCGACAACAGGAGTTTGCCGTCCTCGTCTTCCCCGAATTGGTTCGTCTGGAAGATTATCCCTACGCCAATCTTGTCGGACGACTCAACACTTTCCTGGCTGCCGAGAAAATCCCCGCCATAAATCTCCTTCCTGATCTCGCTCGGCACAGGGACCGTGATCTCTGGGTCCACGAGACCGATCACCACCCGAATGGTCTCGCCCATGAAATTGCATCCCAAGCTCTCCTGCGTTATCTCAGCACCCGAATTGATCCGTAG
- a CDS encoding alpha/beta hydrolase, with amino-acid sequence MKTHSEPPIVAPIEVKYPIESRSFSSYDGTRIGYHVTGRGKIPLVVANGLGGNWVPWKFFIDYFGDRFRIYIWDYRGLYTSQRPKDLSTLSVPNQCRDLEILMEKENIPRAIFAGWSMGVQVCFEYYREHADRFNAIVAFSGVDGKPFDSFVQNVRLRATLPRFITLLERMGGPQKKAMDWLLKQDWAFDGMKLLGIVGKTCAEEIFRSVAAEFINMDFEVYYRTLNLLGEHDAGDVLPDVKVPVLIAFGDHDNMTPASRAIKMHKAISGSELMVIPNGTHYVPIEFPDWINLRVEKFFQSHGLIRGQKNGRRPPD; translated from the coding sequence ATGAAAACCCATAGCGAGCCGCCCATCGTCGCCCCGATCGAGGTGAAATACCCGATCGAGTCCCGATCCTTCAGCAGCTACGACGGCACCCGCATCGGGTACCACGTCACGGGCCGGGGGAAAATCCCCCTGGTTGTGGCCAACGGCCTCGGCGGCAATTGGGTCCCATGGAAATTCTTCATCGATTACTTCGGCGACCGCTTCCGCATTTACATTTGGGACTACCGGGGGCTGTACACCTCCCAGCGCCCGAAGGATTTGTCCACCCTCTCCGTGCCCAATCAGTGCCGCGACCTGGAGATCCTCATGGAAAAGGAGAACATCCCTCGCGCCATCTTCGCCGGGTGGAGCATGGGCGTCCAAGTCTGCTTCGAGTACTACCGTGAGCACGCGGATCGGTTCAATGCCATCGTGGCCTTCTCCGGGGTGGACGGAAAGCCTTTCGACTCTTTCGTCCAGAACGTCCGCCTTCGCGCCACGCTCCCCCGATTCATCACCCTTCTCGAACGGATGGGCGGCCCGCAGAAGAAGGCGATGGACTGGCTCCTGAAGCAGGATTGGGCCTTCGACGGGATGAAACTCCTCGGCATTGTCGGCAAGACCTGTGCCGAAGAAATCTTCCGTTCCGTGGCCGCAGAATTCATCAACATGGATTTTGAAGTCTACTACCGAACGCTGAATCTTCTCGGGGAACATGACGCCGGCGACGTGCTCCCGGACGTGAAAGTCCCGGTGCTCATCGCTTTCGGCGACCACGACAACATGACGCCCGCGAGTCGAGCGATCAAGATGCACAAGGCGATCTCCGGCTCCGAGCTGATGGTCATTCCGAATGGAACGCACTACGTTCCCATCGAATTCCCCGACTGGATCAACCTGCGCGTCGAGAAGTTCTTTCAGTCCCACGGCTTGATCCGGGGACAGAAGAACGGCCGCAGACCACCTGACTGA
- a CDS encoding alanine racemase — protein MATENRRDKWERFRRVVADEPLSLALVDLGAFESNVDRLAGLARAGGKTLRVASKSFRCVDLLRRVLNRGAGAVKGLMTYTAAETAFLAEQGFTDFLLAYPTARADDADVLARLNGSGVPAAVVADSPEQLAALSAAGQRAGATIPLVVELDMAWRPLRSRIHIGVRRSPLRSPEEIAEFAARLNESPHLRFHGLMAYESQIAGVPETGSALRRKLVRAMKRASRRQVEEARHRVIERLKILGLTPTVVNGGGTGSLEWSANDPSLTEITAGSGFLAGHLFDHYRGLSVDPALFFALQAVRRPAPGMITCHGGGIIASGEPGPDRLPLPWLPEGLRLLRREGAGEVQTPLLVSGGLKLRLGDPVFFRPAKSGEPAEHFGEYLLVRGDRLESRSKTYRGFGKSFLG, from the coding sequence ATGGCCACCGAAAACCGCCGGGACAAATGGGAGCGGTTCCGACGCGTCGTCGCCGATGAACCCCTCAGCCTTGCGCTCGTGGATCTTGGGGCGTTCGAGTCCAACGTGGATCGCCTGGCGGGCCTCGCCCGAGCGGGCGGCAAGACGCTCCGAGTCGCCTCGAAATCGTTCCGATGCGTGGATCTTCTTCGACGGGTGCTCAACCGAGGCGCAGGCGCCGTGAAAGGCCTCATGACGTACACCGCCGCCGAAACCGCCTTTCTTGCGGAGCAGGGTTTCACCGATTTCCTCCTGGCCTATCCGACGGCTCGGGCGGACGACGCGGACGTCCTCGCGCGTCTGAACGGATCGGGCGTTCCCGCCGCCGTCGTTGCGGACTCACCCGAACAGCTTGCCGCCCTCAGCGCGGCAGGACAGCGGGCCGGGGCCACCATCCCCCTCGTGGTCGAACTGGACATGGCATGGAGGCCTCTGCGCAGCCGGATCCACATCGGTGTTCGCCGCAGTCCGTTGCGCTCCCCCGAAGAGATCGCCGAGTTCGCCGCCCGGCTGAACGAATCCCCCCATCTCCGATTTCACGGCCTTATGGCGTACGAATCTCAAATTGCCGGGGTGCCCGAAACCGGTTCAGCCTTGCGGCGAAAGCTCGTTCGCGCCATGAAACGCGCGTCACGGCGCCAGGTGGAGGAGGCGCGGCATCGCGTGATCGAGCGGTTGAAAATCCTGGGATTGACGCCGACCGTGGTGAACGGCGGCGGAACGGGCAGCCTGGAGTGGAGCGCGAACGATCCCTCTCTCACGGAGATCACCGCGGGCTCCGGGTTTCTGGCGGGTCACCTGTTCGACCACTATCGCGGACTCTCGGTGGATCCCGCCCTCTTTTTCGCCCTCCAAGCGGTTCGACGCCCGGCGCCGGGGATGATTACTTGTCACGGTGGGGGCATCATCGCCTCCGGCGAACCGGGTCCGGATCGACTCCCGCTCCCCTGGCTCCCCGAAGGGTTGCGGCTCCTTCGGCGCGAAGGAGCCGGCGAGGTTCAAACGCCTCTCCTGGTGTCCGGAGGGTTGAAACTCCGCCTGGGCGATCCCGTGTTCTTCCGCCCGGCCAAGTCCGGGGAACCGGCCGAGCACTTCGGGGAATATCTCCTCGTGCGCGGCGACCGCTTGGAATCACGGTCCAAGACGTACCGTGGTTTCGGGAAGAGCTTCCTCGGATAA
- a CDS encoding HAD family phosphatase, whose amino-acid sequence MKSLRAILFDLDGVIIDSEKLWDRGQEIFFAGRGLPYERERLKHRMSGQSILAGAVVMKEAYALPETPEEIAQERVKIIRTLFQNEISYVQGFEAFFAEVRNGFKTCVATAMEISLLGMVDAKLGLRRRFSGHVYSVADVGNVGKPAPDLFLHAAAKLATAPKECIVIEDSPNGIEAARRAGMGCIALTTTYRRDLLGGADQIVDSFEEIELA is encoded by the coding sequence GTGAAAAGCCTTCGAGCGATCCTTTTTGATCTGGACGGAGTGATCATCGACAGCGAGAAACTCTGGGACCGGGGACAAGAGATCTTCTTTGCGGGGCGCGGGCTCCCATACGAGAGGGAGCGGCTGAAGCATCGGATGTCCGGGCAGTCCATCCTCGCGGGCGCGGTGGTCATGAAAGAGGCTTACGCCCTGCCCGAAACACCCGAGGAGATTGCACAAGAGCGCGTGAAAATCATCCGCACCCTCTTCCAAAACGAGATTTCCTACGTTCAAGGTTTCGAGGCCTTCTTCGCGGAAGTGCGGAATGGCTTCAAAACCTGCGTGGCGACGGCCATGGAGATTTCGCTCCTGGGTATGGTAGATGCCAAGCTGGGTTTGCGGCGCCGTTTCAGCGGTCACGTTTACTCCGTGGCGGATGTGGGCAACGTGGGGAAGCCGGCCCCCGATCTCTTCCTTCACGCTGCGGCAAAACTCGCAACTGCCCCCAAAGAATGCATCGTGATCGAGGACTCCCCCAACGGAATCGAAGCGGCACGGCGGGCAGGAATGGGGTGCATTGCGCTCACCACCACCTACCGGCGCGACCTGCTGGGAGGAGCAGATCAGATCGTCGATTCGTTCGAGGAGATAGAGCTTGCTTGA
- a CDS encoding membrane dipeptidase, with the protein MVETPEDPKGAASRLGISLEAIDLIHSSDVIDLHVDSFIWSRVFGYDISKRHGRGILGGRYYSQVDLPRLTDAGVSGAIWSITTNPFRRGSQRSRIFGRNLARMKGILASHPDQVRFVRTAGEYREARRSGCHAAFLGVQGGNALDVGNTLDGPTPHEILKVTLVHLVDSSLGGTSSPLGNRKRAGLTPAGREFVKRLDSLRIFVDLAHIHRTGFFDAVQTHDRSLPLMVSHTGTTGVLPHWRNIDDEQIRAVAETGGVIGVMYKTAFLGAPPRAVRSGHVVDHLQHLIDAGGEDTAALGSDWDGFIETPRDMPTCEEWPRLVQAMLDRGWKEERVRKILGGNVLRAIGSLRG; encoded by the coding sequence TTGGTCGAGACTCCGGAGGATCCCAAAGGCGCCGCAAGCCGGCTGGGAATATCCTTGGAGGCCATCGACCTGATTCACTCTTCCGACGTCATCGATTTGCACGTGGATTCCTTCATCTGGTCCCGGGTCTTTGGGTACGACATTTCCAAACGCCACGGGCGGGGGATTCTCGGCGGCCGATATTACAGTCAGGTAGACCTCCCCCGGCTCACGGACGCGGGAGTCTCCGGCGCCATCTGGTCCATCACCACAAATCCGTTCCGCCGCGGCTCCCAACGGTCCCGCATCTTCGGCAGGAACCTCGCCCGCATGAAAGGTATTCTGGCCTCGCACCCCGACCAAGTCCGCTTCGTGCGAACGGCGGGAGAATATCGGGAAGCGAGGCGGTCCGGTTGCCACGCCGCGTTCCTTGGAGTCCAGGGTGGAAACGCCTTAGACGTCGGGAATACTCTCGATGGCCCGACTCCGCATGAGATTCTGAAGGTCACGCTCGTTCATCTGGTTGATTCATCGCTCGGCGGGACGAGTTCGCCGCTGGGAAACAGAAAACGCGCCGGTCTGACGCCGGCCGGACGCGAATTCGTAAAACGGCTCGATTCCCTCCGGATCTTCGTGGATCTGGCCCACATCCATCGCACCGGATTTTTCGACGCCGTTCAAACGCACGATCGCTCGCTGCCTCTCATGGTCAGCCATACGGGGACAACGGGGGTTCTTCCGCACTGGCGGAATATCGATGACGAACAGATCCGCGCCGTCGCGGAAACGGGCGGAGTGATCGGCGTGATGTACAAGACGGCCTTTCTCGGCGCACCGCCGAGGGCCGTCCGCTCCGGCCACGTGGTCGACCACTTGCAACACCTTATCGACGCGGGGGGCGAAGACACGGCTGCGCTGGGTAGCGATTGGGACGGTTTCATAGAAACGCCCCGCGACATGCCCACGTGCGAGGAGTGGCCGAGACTCGTCCAAGCCATGCTGGACCGCGGATGGAAAGAGGAACGAGTTCGGAAAATCCTCGGAGGGAATGTCCTCCGTGCGATCGGCTCGCTCAGAGGGTGA
- a CDS encoding type II toxin-antitoxin system Phd/YefM family antitoxin, which translates to MKVAGIREARQNITTLIREVAKGREVLLTDRGRPVARLVRPTDGSRRPFRSHRQFRKTVPLKGPPLSATVAKEREDRL; encoded by the coding sequence ATGAAGGTTGCGGGCATCCGGGAAGCGCGGCAGAACATCACCACGCTGATCCGAGAGGTGGCGAAAGGACGGGAGGTGCTGCTCACGGATCGGGGAAGGCCGGTCGCCCGACTCGTCCGTCCGACGGACGGCTCACGCCGTCCCTTCCGCAGCCATCGCCAGTTCCGCAAAACCGTTCCGCTGAAGGGCCCCCCGCTTTCGGCAACCGTGGCCAAGGAACGTGAAGATCGTCTCTAG
- a CDS encoding MBL fold metallo-hydrolase, with protein MPRLPWRGDIAWPQAVLGKRAWVGGVVLASILAGASVSWGKSPALTDHFNGKRFFNPEGGRGKSRTLAVLRWGFTRKPPKWVDVPVTRTVPPKAVDGNEIRATWVGHSTFLIQWQGINILTDPIWSERASPVKWTGPKRHAEPGIRFEDLPRIHAVVISHNHYDHMDAATIKRLSIEHHPQFFVPLRVGAWFQKKHIAPVTELDWWQSRSLGPLSIFSVPVKHFSGRSPTDLDRTLWSGWILKGPDGSVFVAGDTGYTKFFSEIGRRFTPVRLAALPIGAYEPRWFMSPVHIDPAEAVQACVDLGAAHCMGMHFNTFRLTDEPQDEPPIKAKAALAEKGLPDNLFWLPYHGESRSF; from the coding sequence ATGCCGCGCCTTCCTTGGCGCGGCGACATCGCATGGCCCCAAGCCGTCCTCGGCAAGAGGGCGTGGGTGGGGGGGGTGGTCCTGGCCTCGATTCTCGCCGGTGCCTCCGTATCATGGGGAAAGTCTCCCGCCCTCACCGATCATTTCAACGGCAAACGTTTTTTCAATCCCGAAGGCGGCCGGGGCAAGAGCCGCACACTCGCGGTCCTGCGATGGGGATTCACCCGAAAACCGCCGAAATGGGTCGACGTTCCCGTCACCCGCACCGTCCCCCCGAAGGCAGTCGATGGAAATGAGATCCGCGCCACGTGGGTGGGTCACTCGACATTCCTGATCCAGTGGCAGGGGATCAACATCCTGACCGACCCGATCTGGTCCGAGCGGGCGAGTCCGGTCAAGTGGACGGGGCCGAAGCGACACGCCGAGCCGGGCATCCGGTTCGAGGATCTGCCGCGGATTCACGCCGTCGTCATCAGCCACAACCACTACGACCACATGGACGCAGCGACGATCAAACGGCTCTCCATCGAGCATCATCCGCAGTTCTTCGTTCCGCTCCGGGTGGGCGCTTGGTTCCAAAAGAAGCACATCGCGCCGGTGACCGAACTCGATTGGTGGCAATCGCGTTCGCTGGGTCCGTTGTCCATCTTCAGCGTGCCGGTGAAACACTTCTCCGGGCGATCACCCACGGATCTTGACCGGACGCTCTGGTCCGGCTGGATTCTGAAAGGCCCGGACGGCAGCGTCTTTGTTGCGGGCGATACGGGCTACACAAAGTTCTTCTCGGAAATCGGACGCCGGTTCACGCCGGTTCGCCTCGCTGCGCTCCCCATTGGGGCCTATGAACCGCGGTGGTTCATGAGTCCCGTCCACATCGATCCGGCGGAGGCCGTTCAAGCCTGCGTCGATCTCGGCGCGGCCCATTGCATGGGCATGCACTTCAACACATTTCGGCTGACGGACGAACCTCAAGACGAGCCGCCCATCAAGGCCAAGGCCGCGTTGGCTGAGAAGGGGCTCCCCGACAATCTTTTCTGGCTCCCCTACCACGGCGAATCCCGCTCGTTCTGA
- a CDS encoding nuclear transport factor 2 family protein has translation MLTQAEVKTFSDKFLGAWNEQDVAKVVDCYTPDTVYRDPNTRGEVKGSDGMRRYLTKLFASWQMHWSLREAFPLDKLNGVAVLWHAKIGKPNGGPSVEVDGMDLVVIENDKIKRNEVYFDRAVLAPLLGM, from the coding sequence ATGTTGACGCAAGCGGAAGTGAAGACCTTTTCGGACAAATTTCTGGGGGCGTGGAACGAGCAAGACGTGGCAAAGGTCGTCGATTGTTACACCCCGGACACGGTTTACCGGGATCCGAATACGCGAGGCGAAGTGAAGGGGAGCGATGGAATGCGGCGGTATCTGACGAAGCTTTTCGCAAGCTGGCAGATGCATTGGTCGCTTCGCGAGGCTTTTCCGCTCGACAAGCTGAACGGCGTGGCGGTGTTGTGGCATGCAAAGATCGGCAAGCCGAACGGCGGACCCTCCGTGGAGGTGGACGGGATGGATCTCGTCGTCATCGAGAACGACAAGATCAAGCGAAACGAAGTCTACTTCGACCGGGCCGTGCTCGCGCCGTTGCTCGGTATGTAG
- a CDS encoding type II toxin-antitoxin system VapC family toxin, which yields MKIVSSPVYLDTSALIKIYVSESGSDELEDALEGRTDLLVSDLSITEATSAIWRRVRQSHLSARDAGRVYQRLIRDLRDGQYQHLDLTPDTHRRAEQFLMTLGTSQSLRAADALHIALATGSGAHTLITFDRRMAESATIMGTLDVLPPVE from the coding sequence GTGAAGATCGTCTCTAGTCCCGTCTACCTCGACACAAGCGCCCTCATCAAAATCTACGTGTCGGAATCCGGCAGCGACGAACTGGAGGACGCCCTCGAAGGCCGGACCGACCTCCTCGTCTCCGACCTCAGCATCACGGAGGCGACGTCCGCGATATGGCGAAGAGTTCGCCAGTCTCACCTGTCCGCGCGGGACGCGGGACGAGTCTACCAGCGCCTCATTCGCGACCTGCGTGATGGACAGTACCAACACCTGGATCTGACTCCGGACACCCATCGTCGCGCCGAACAGTTCTTGATGACCCTGGGCACGAGCCAGTCTCTGCGAGCGGCCGATGCCCTCCACATCGCGTTGGCGACCGGTTCAGGCGCACATACGCTGATCACGTTTGACCGCCGAATGGCCGAGTCCGCCACGATCATGGGCACTCTGGATGTGCTGCCCCCAGTGGAGTAG
- a CDS encoding aldehyde dehydrogenase family protein, giving the protein MMIDGKSTGARETFPVRNPATLEVVDSVPKATPDQVNQAVEAAKKAFKNWSKDQAARRKALQRCSELIQENMQDLAQLLTKEQGKPLLEASGEVFFGSMFFSYYANLAVENTVLKDDGSEKVVLQRKPMGVVATITPWNFPFAILCWKLAPALLAGNTVVSKPASYTPLSTLRLIQILSQALPPGVVNGISGPGSIGSAIVKHPDIRKVSFTGSTEVGKTVVKDGADTLKRYTLELGGNDAAILLDDFNVEKAAKYIYRNAFMNAGQICIAIKRVYAHESIYERLVVKLTEMAKAAKVGDGLNPDNQMGPVNNEPQLQRVSELVADSRKRGGKIEAGGERGADKGYFFLPTIVTGLDDSAPLVAEEQFGPALPILRYRDVEEAVERANSSHFGLGGSVWSANRERAEEVASRLQAGTVWVNNHLWLEPDVLYGGIKESGIGAEMGIWGYDDMVDHSVLSVKK; this is encoded by the coding sequence ATGATGATCGATGGAAAGAGTACCGGCGCGCGGGAAACATTCCCGGTGCGCAATCCGGCGACGCTTGAGGTGGTGGATTCAGTGCCCAAGGCCACACCCGACCAGGTGAATCAGGCCGTGGAGGCCGCGAAAAAGGCGTTCAAAAACTGGAGCAAGGACCAAGCGGCCCGTCGGAAAGCCCTTCAACGGTGTTCCGAACTCATTCAGGAGAACATGCAGGATCTCGCCCAGCTCCTGACCAAAGAACAGGGCAAGCCCCTCCTCGAAGCGAGCGGAGAAGTCTTCTTCGGCTCGATGTTCTTCAGCTATTACGCGAACCTTGCGGTCGAGAATACCGTGCTGAAAGACGACGGTTCGGAAAAAGTCGTCCTACAGCGGAAGCCGATGGGCGTCGTCGCCACGATCACGCCGTGGAACTTCCCGTTCGCCATTCTCTGCTGGAAACTCGCGCCCGCCCTTCTCGCGGGGAACACCGTCGTTTCCAAGCCCGCCTCCTACACACCGCTTTCCACGCTCCGATTGATTCAGATCCTCTCGCAAGCGCTCCCTCCCGGCGTGGTGAACGGCATCAGCGGCCCTGGCTCCATTGGATCGGCCATCGTGAAGCATCCGGACATCCGGAAAGTTTCATTCACGGGGAGCACGGAGGTCGGGAAAACCGTCGTGAAAGACGGCGCCGATACGCTCAAGCGTTACACGCTCGAGCTCGGCGGGAACGACGCGGCCATTCTGCTGGACGATTTCAATGTAGAGAAGGCCGCGAAATACATCTACCGGAATGCCTTCATGAACGCAGGCCAGATCTGCATTGCGATTAAGCGCGTGTACGCGCATGAGAGCATCTACGAACGGCTGGTGGTCAAACTCACCGAAATGGCGAAGGCCGCCAAGGTCGGCGACGGGCTGAATCCGGACAACCAGATGGGCCCGGTGAACAACGAGCCCCAGTTGCAACGCGTGTCGGAACTTGTCGCGGACTCCCGAAAGCGGGGCGGGAAAATCGAGGCCGGTGGGGAGCGTGGTGCGGACAAAGGTTATTTCTTTCTCCCCACGATTGTCACGGGCCTGGACGACTCCGCGCCGCTCGTTGCCGAAGAACAATTCGGACCGGCGCTTCCTATTCTAAGATATCGCGACGTCGAGGAGGCCGTCGAGCGCGCCAACTCAAGCCATTTCGGATTGGGCGGATCGGTCTGGTCGGCCAACCGAGAGCGGGCGGAGGAAGTGGCCTCGCGTCTCCAAGCGGGCACGGTTTGGGTGAACAATCACCTCTGGCTCGAGCCGGACGTGCTTTACGGCGGAATCAAGGAAAGCGGCATCGGCGCCGAGATGGGCATCTGGGGGTACGACGACATGGTCGACCACTCGGTGCTGAGCGTCAAGAAATAG
- a CDS encoding right-handed parallel beta-helix repeat-containing protein yields the protein MGKVVTLGFGVLAWAGLSACGEDDGCTPAAAGGNCIQVGTGADVQRDLQSAFIKAKRGDTVELGEGTFNLTLGLTLDASDVTVRGKGMDKTILSFKSQEAGAEGIHATGDSLVFEDFSIQDTKGDALKVEGANGVTFRRMKVEWTGGPLASNGAYGLYPVQCTHVLVEDSVAIGASDAGIYVGQSNNIIVRRSRAEYNVAGIEIENSRNADVYDNEARNNAGGILVFDLPGLQVKDGGNVRVYNNRSIQNNTKNFAPAGNIVAMVPKGTGMLVMANDNVEIFGNTIQDNDTAQLAVISYWVTQLAFKDMDAVYDPYPVKTFIHDNTFIGGGGNPDITKEIGIGMKVLFGSEAVPDILYDGIKDPARSSMEICLQNNTDGGFADLQLNPNDILDLSADRVIRDVAAFTCSRSALPAVSIPGVQ from the coding sequence ATGGGCAAGGTAGTCACGCTCGGGTTCGGAGTATTGGCGTGGGCGGGCCTGTCCGCTTGCGGCGAGGATGACGGCTGCACGCCGGCCGCGGCCGGTGGGAACTGCATCCAGGTCGGGACGGGCGCAGACGTTCAACGCGACCTCCAATCGGCGTTTATCAAGGCGAAGCGCGGGGACACCGTTGAACTCGGCGAGGGAACATTCAATCTGACCCTGGGGCTGACTCTGGATGCGAGCGACGTTACGGTTCGCGGGAAGGGGATGGATAAGACGATCCTTTCCTTCAAGAGTCAGGAGGCCGGCGCGGAGGGCATTCACGCGACGGGCGACAGCCTGGTCTTCGAGGATTTCTCGATCCAGGACACGAAGGGCGATGCGTTGAAGGTGGAGGGGGCCAATGGAGTGACGTTCCGTCGGATGAAGGTGGAATGGACGGGCGGTCCACTGGCTTCGAATGGGGCCTACGGACTCTATCCCGTGCAATGCACCCATGTGCTGGTCGAGGATTCCGTGGCCATCGGAGCGTCCGATGCCGGCATTTACGTGGGGCAGTCGAACAACATCATCGTTCGCCGGAGTCGGGCCGAGTACAACGTGGCGGGTATCGAAATCGAGAATTCGCGAAACGCCGACGTGTACGACAACGAAGCTCGGAACAACGCCGGGGGCATTCTGGTATTCGATCTTCCGGGACTCCAAGTGAAAGACGGCGGGAACGTCCGGGTCTACAACAACAGGTCCATCCAGAACAATACGAAAAACTTTGCGCCCGCGGGGAACATTGTGGCGATGGTTCCCAAAGGCACCGGCATGCTGGTGATGGCGAACGACAACGTGGAGATTTTCGGGAACACGATCCAGGACAACGACACGGCGCAACTGGCTGTGATCAGCTATTGGGTCACTCAGCTCGCGTTCAAGGACATGGATGCCGTCTACGATCCGTATCCGGTGAAGACCTTCATCCACGACAACACCTTCATCGGAGGCGGGGGGAACCCGGACATCACGAAGGAAATCGGCATTGGCATGAAGGTCCTCTTCGGGAGCGAGGCGGTGCCGGACATCCTTTACGATGGCATCAAAGATCCCGCCCGATCGTCCATGGAGATCTGCCTCCAAAATAATACGGATGGGGGCTTTGCGGACTTGCAACTTAATCCCAACGATATCCTCGACCTGTCCGCCGACCGTGTAATCCGCGACGTGGCGGCGTTCACGTGCAGTCGATCGGCGCTTCCGGCCGTATCGATCCCCGGCGTACAGTAG